A genomic stretch from Achromobacter spanius includes:
- a CDS encoding IgaA/UmoB family intracellular growth attenuator translates to MDSNTLKLGLMLIILVWSLISWVTYMMRRSDNKGALRELKHDGQALRAMTAEEAALVQPFLVFPANPKKTAALVNDRVFPLKGAFVRHGLETSQGGSTMHDTLGGVDVVLPYDARNYLREDNVAEVVMTEKFAVVVALNGEFDIASGRERDQRRQKQDQQWSSGKLGALQDVVSPEPDAVLPGQPSEQPGEPSLADVVRVEILSQRDETPAEVAERQQPGIAFWVSMVWLLAFICLAVTGAGGGVGFAGAASVLAVLALWLTWRRRAPGEPQKVNRARGELNAIVLTNPDNTQAVSTQLFLGDKLPIKLPEHWRGNLVLPDDGRVDVDMRVQDYSVVRLGGSHSLDEEQRLFPRVYWGRHVTLTLVGLLAGAALWITADNLKGDAALSTAWVSGAQPRPYGSAAELAKDLPAFGTLVSLQGRARCELVQTDDFSGGSAAFDCNRLRWDGDQPQAAQLEIGEPLLRLYSGDFLKTKPNPMMDMLVRGQVLGQMRNNPMGVYNSRSVSVVNVVGLSKTVLGIETACEAVSGEAIAACDRLKRAFVDNVTLAREEPREWLELLKLVEAGALTAKGRGDEGLMLSRSVDEARRLARASAEPAVRAALNRASDLAMGTQKGGVVLDVLPGPYAALPELKRTRMADALAEWHQQVRMFLPEGAMSFKVDGMVLDVGADASGVPRIIVDATRSLDDPWPSAARMAWLLLAALLVLVHAPLAVIRQRAAASRSKALREYAQRRGAAKPAFF, encoded by the coding sequence ATGGATTCCAATACCCTCAAGCTGGGCTTGATGCTGATCATTCTGGTTTGGTCTTTGATCAGCTGGGTCACATACATGATGCGGCGCAGCGACAACAAAGGCGCGCTGCGCGAGCTCAAGCACGATGGCCAGGCGCTGCGGGCCATGACAGCGGAAGAGGCCGCCCTGGTGCAGCCCTTTCTGGTGTTCCCCGCGAACCCCAAGAAGACGGCCGCGCTGGTCAATGACCGCGTGTTCCCGCTAAAAGGCGCATTCGTACGGCACGGCCTTGAAACCAGCCAGGGCGGCTCGACCATGCATGACACGCTGGGCGGCGTTGACGTGGTGTTGCCGTACGACGCCCGGAATTATCTGCGCGAGGATAACGTTGCCGAAGTCGTGATGACCGAAAAATTCGCCGTCGTCGTGGCCTTGAATGGTGAGTTCGACATCGCCAGCGGCCGCGAACGTGATCAGCGTCGGCAGAAGCAGGACCAACAATGGTCCAGCGGCAAGCTTGGGGCATTGCAGGACGTGGTCTCGCCTGAGCCCGACGCCGTCTTGCCAGGCCAGCCGTCCGAGCAGCCCGGCGAACCCAGCCTGGCCGACGTGGTAAGGGTGGAAATTCTGAGCCAACGCGACGAAACGCCGGCTGAAGTTGCCGAGCGCCAGCAACCCGGCATTGCCTTCTGGGTGTCAATGGTGTGGTTGCTGGCCTTCATCTGCCTGGCCGTGACAGGGGCCGGCGGCGGCGTGGGGTTTGCCGGCGCGGCGAGCGTGCTGGCGGTGCTGGCCTTGTGGCTGACATGGCGCCGCCGCGCGCCTGGCGAACCGCAGAAGGTCAACCGTGCGCGCGGTGAACTGAACGCCATCGTGCTGACCAACCCGGACAACACGCAGGCCGTGTCCACCCAGCTTTTCCTGGGCGACAAACTGCCGATCAAACTGCCGGAACACTGGCGCGGCAACCTGGTGCTGCCGGACGACGGCCGCGTCGACGTGGACATGCGGGTGCAGGACTACTCCGTCGTGCGCCTGGGCGGCAGTCACTCGCTGGACGAAGAGCAGCGCCTGTTCCCGCGCGTTTACTGGGGGCGGCATGTGACGTTGACGCTGGTGGGGCTGCTGGCCGGCGCGGCGTTGTGGATCACGGCCGACAACCTGAAAGGGGATGCGGCATTGAGCACCGCCTGGGTCAGCGGCGCGCAGCCGCGCCCGTATGGCTCGGCCGCCGAGTTGGCGAAAGATCTTCCGGCCTTCGGTACCTTGGTGTCGCTGCAAGGCCGCGCACGTTGCGAGTTGGTCCAAACCGACGACTTCAGCGGGGGCAGCGCGGCATTCGATTGCAACCGGCTGCGCTGGGACGGCGATCAACCCCAAGCCGCGCAGTTGGAGATCGGCGAGCCGCTGTTGCGCTTGTATTCGGGTGATTTCCTCAAGACCAAACCCAACCCGATGATGGATATGCTGGTCCGGGGTCAGGTCCTGGGCCAAATGCGCAATAACCCGATGGGGGTGTACAACTCGCGGTCGGTGTCGGTGGTGAACGTGGTCGGGCTGAGCAAGACGGTGCTCGGTATCGAGACGGCCTGCGAGGCCGTGTCCGGCGAGGCGATCGCCGCTTGCGATCGGCTTAAGCGCGCCTTCGTCGATAACGTTACGTTGGCCCGGGAAGAGCCGCGCGAATGGCTCGAATTGCTCAAGTTGGTGGAAGCGGGCGCCTTGACGGCGAAAGGCCGCGGTGACGAAGGCTTGATGTTGTCCCGTTCCGTTGATGAGGCTCGGCGCCTGGCCCGTGCCAGCGCTGAACCCGCCGTCCGGGCTGCGCTGAACCGCGCATCGGACCTTGCGATGGGCACGCAAAAAGGCGGGGTGGTGCTTGATGTGCTGCCGGGTCCGTATGCCGCATTGCCCGAGCTCAAGCGGACCCGCATGGCGGACGCCCTGGCCGAATGGCACCAGCAAGTGCGTATGTTCCTGCCAGAGGGCGCCATGTCGTTCAAGGTCGACGGCATGGTGCTGGACGTGGGCGCGGATGCGTCCGGTGTGCCGCGGATCATCGTGGATGCCACGCGCAGCCTGGATGACCCCTGGCCGTCCGCCGCCCGAATGGCATGGCTGCTGCTGGCCGCGCTGCTGGTTCTGGTGCATGCGCCGCTTGCCGTGATCCGCCAGCGCGCCGCCGCATCGCGCAGCAAGGCGCTGCGGGAGTATGCCCAGCGCCGTGGCGCCGCCAAGCCCGCGTTCTTTTAG
- a CDS encoding Trm112 family protein, translating to MESRLLDILVCPLCKGRLEHDRQQAELVCRADRLAFPIRDGIPVMLESEARVLDETVSS from the coding sequence ATGGAATCCCGCCTTCTCGACATCCTCGTCTGCCCCTTGTGCAAGGGCCGCCTCGAACACGACCGGCAGCAAGCCGAACTGGTTTGCCGCGCCGACCGCCTGGCTTTCCCGATTCGTGACGGCATTCCCGTCATGCTGGAATCGGAAGCCCGCGTGCTGGACGAAACCGTCTCTTCCTGA
- the kdsB gene encoding 3-deoxy-manno-octulosonate cytidylyltransferase: MSFIALIPARAASTRLPDKPLADIAGKPMVVRTADRAALSGASQLFIATDDVRVQAAAQAHGLTALMTRGDHPTGTDRLAEAVEQLGLPDDAIVVNVQGDEPLIEPELIDAVAAKLLACPQADIATCACPLADADALFNPNVVKLVCTADDRAMYFSRAPIPWARDALASGERVLADGLPAWHHIGLYAYRVSFLRRFPMLPQGMLERFESLEQLRAMEHGHQIVVHRTFNPPAAGVDTPADLERVRQFYSKQM, from the coding sequence GTGAGTTTCATCGCCCTGATTCCGGCGCGCGCCGCCTCGACCCGCCTGCCCGACAAACCGCTTGCCGACATCGCCGGCAAGCCGATGGTCGTGCGTACCGCCGACCGCGCCGCCCTCTCGGGCGCGTCGCAATTGTTCATTGCCACCGACGATGTCCGCGTCCAGGCGGCCGCGCAGGCGCATGGCCTGACGGCCCTGATGACGCGCGGCGACCACCCCACCGGCACCGACCGGCTGGCTGAAGCCGTGGAACAGTTGGGCCTGCCCGATGACGCCATCGTGGTGAACGTGCAGGGTGACGAACCGCTGATCGAACCCGAACTCATTGACGCCGTCGCGGCCAAGCTGCTGGCGTGCCCCCAGGCCGACATCGCCACCTGCGCCTGCCCGCTGGCCGACGCCGACGCGCTGTTCAACCCGAATGTGGTGAAGCTGGTGTGCACCGCGGACGACCGCGCCATGTACTTCTCGCGCGCTCCTATTCCGTGGGCGCGCGACGCGCTCGCTTCGGGCGAACGGGTATTGGCCGACGGCCTGCCCGCCTGGCATCACATTGGTCTTTACGCCTACCGCGTGTCGTTCCTGCGCCGCTTCCCGATGCTGCCGCAAGGCATGCTGGAACGCTTCGAGTCCTTGGAACAGCTGCGCGCCATGGAACATGGCCATCAAATCGTCGTACACCGCACGTTCAACCCTCCTGCCGCTGGCGTAGATACCCCGGCCGATCTGGAGCGCGTGCGGCAGTTCTACAGCAAACAGATGTAA
- the adk gene encoding adenylate kinase, producing the protein MRLILLGPPGAGKGTQAAFLTQHFGIPQISTGDMLRAAVKAGTPLGIEAKKVMDAGGLVSDEIIIGLVQDRLKQPDCAGGYLFDGFPRTIPQADALKSAGVKLDFVVEIEVPEEDIIERMSGRRVHQPSGRSYHVRFNPPKVEGRDDVTGEELIQRDDDREETVRHRLSVYREQTRPLVDYYSTWAQQGAAEAPKYRKISGVGAVDEIKSRLFEAVQS; encoded by the coding sequence ATGCGTCTCATCTTGCTCGGACCTCCCGGCGCCGGCAAAGGCACCCAGGCCGCGTTTCTCACCCAACACTTCGGCATCCCTCAAATCTCCACCGGCGACATGCTGCGAGCCGCCGTGAAGGCAGGCACGCCCTTGGGTATTGAAGCCAAGAAGGTCATGGATGCCGGCGGTCTGGTTTCCGACGAGATCATCATCGGCCTGGTCCAGGATCGCCTGAAGCAGCCCGACTGCGCCGGCGGCTACTTGTTCGACGGATTCCCCCGCACCATTCCGCAGGCCGACGCGCTGAAAAGCGCCGGGGTCAAGCTGGACTTCGTGGTGGAAATTGAAGTGCCCGAAGAAGACATCATCGAACGCATGAGCGGGCGCCGCGTGCACCAGCCCAGCGGCCGCAGCTACCACGTGCGCTTCAACCCGCCCAAGGTCGAAGGCCGTGACGACGTCACCGGCGAAGAACTGATCCAGCGCGACGATGATCGCGAGGAAACGGTGCGCCATCGCCTGTCCGTGTATCGCGAACAGACCCGTCCCCTGGTCGATTACTACTCGACCTGGGCGCAGCAAGGCGCCGCCGAGGCGCCGAAGTACCGCAAGATCTCGGGCGTGGGCGCCGTCGACGAAATCAAGTCGCGCCTGTTCGAAGCCGTCCAGAGCTGA
- a CDS encoding 3-hydroxyacyl-CoA dehydrogenase produces MEIANKVFIVTGGASGLGAGTVRMLVENGAKVVIADVQDEPGEALAKELGQRYVHCDVTQEADGKSAVAAAQELGALFGLVNCAGVAPAAKIVGKNGAHPLDLFQKVVSINLIGSFNMMRLAAEAMSANTPEPTGERGVMINTASVAAFDGQIGQAAYAASKAGVAGMTLPIARDLAKTGIRCMTIAPGIFGTPMIFGMPQEVQDSLAASIPFPARLGRPEDYAKLVYSIVTNDMLNGETIRLDGAIRMPPK; encoded by the coding sequence ATGGAAATCGCGAACAAGGTATTCATCGTTACGGGTGGCGCGTCCGGATTGGGCGCGGGCACCGTGCGCATGCTGGTGGAAAACGGCGCCAAGGTCGTCATTGCCGACGTGCAGGACGAACCCGGCGAAGCCCTGGCCAAGGAATTGGGCCAGCGCTACGTGCATTGCGACGTCACCCAGGAAGCCGACGGCAAGAGCGCCGTGGCCGCCGCGCAAGAACTGGGCGCCCTGTTTGGCCTCGTGAACTGCGCGGGCGTGGCGCCCGCAGCAAAGATCGTGGGCAAGAACGGCGCGCATCCGCTGGACCTGTTCCAGAAGGTCGTGTCGATCAACCTGATCGGCAGCTTCAACATGATGCGCCTGGCCGCCGAAGCCATGAGCGCCAACACGCCCGAGCCCACCGGCGAACGCGGCGTCATGATCAACACCGCATCGGTCGCCGCGTTCGATGGCCAGATCGGCCAGGCGGCCTACGCCGCCTCGAAGGCCGGCGTGGCCGGCATGACCCTGCCGATCGCCCGCGACCTGGCCAAGACCGGCATCCGCTGCATGACCATTGCCCCGGGCATTTTCGGCACGCCGATGATCTTCGGCATGCCGCAGGAAGTGCAGGATTCGCTGGCCGCCAGCATCCCCTTCCCCGCTCGCCTGGGCCGCCCGGAAGACTACGCCAAGCTGGTCTACAGCATCGTCACCAACGACATGTTGAACGGCGAGACCATTCGTCTTGACGGCGCTATCCGCATGCCGCCGAAGTGA
- the murJ gene encoding murein biosynthesis integral membrane protein MurJ yields MSLFRSAATVSSFTLLSRISGLIRDILVARAFGAGPITDAFWVAFRIPNLLRRLFAEGAFAQAFVPILGAARNQRSEEEVRVLLDRVALLLTAALMLITLIGILAAPWVVSAMASGLRGAARDTEFGAAVWMTRMMFPYIFCMSLIAFASGVLNTWRRFAVPAFTPVLLNLSMIAACIWLAPRMDIPVYALAIGVMIGGVAQLAVQWAALARLGLTPRFSLRFRQAWGDPTVQRILKQMAPATLGVSVAQISLLINTNIATWLTPGSVTWLSFADRLMEFPTALLGVALGTVLLPSLSAAHARDDQGGYSALLDWGLRLVLLLGLPAAVGMALLSDGLVATLFHYGAFAADDVLQTRLAVISYSAGLIGLLSVKILAPGFYAKQDIRTPVKIAIGVLILTQLMNLVLVPLMAHAGLALAIGLGACLNALALLIGLRRRGVYQPGPGWTVFALRLLPALAGLAALLWYADGKIDWIGLQAHPGLRAAWLGGVLAASGVVYFGMLLLFGFRLKDFGRRPKA; encoded by the coding sequence ATGAGCCTGTTTCGTTCGGCGGCCACCGTCAGCAGCTTTACCCTGCTGTCCCGCATTTCCGGCCTGATCCGCGACATCCTCGTCGCCCGCGCGTTTGGCGCCGGCCCCATCACTGACGCCTTCTGGGTCGCGTTCCGTATTCCCAACCTGCTGCGGCGCCTGTTCGCCGAAGGCGCGTTCGCCCAGGCGTTCGTGCCCATTCTGGGCGCCGCGCGCAATCAGCGGTCGGAAGAAGAGGTTCGTGTCCTGCTGGATCGCGTGGCGTTGCTGCTGACCGCCGCGTTGATGCTGATTACCTTGATCGGTATCTTGGCCGCGCCCTGGGTCGTGTCGGCCATGGCCAGCGGCCTGCGCGGCGCCGCTCGTGATACCGAATTCGGCGCTGCCGTGTGGATGACGCGGATGATGTTTCCCTACATCTTCTGCATGTCCCTGATTGCCTTCGCCTCGGGCGTGCTCAACACCTGGCGGCGGTTCGCCGTGCCGGCTTTCACGCCCGTGTTGCTGAACCTGTCGATGATCGCCGCCTGCATCTGGCTGGCACCGCGCATGGATATCCCCGTCTACGCACTGGCGATCGGGGTGATGATCGGCGGCGTGGCGCAACTGGCCGTGCAGTGGGCTGCCTTGGCGCGACTGGGCCTGACGCCGCGCTTTTCGCTGCGTTTTCGCCAAGCCTGGGGCGACCCCACGGTGCAGCGCATCCTCAAGCAAATGGCGCCCGCCACGCTAGGCGTATCGGTGGCGCAGATTTCTTTGCTGATCAACACCAATATCGCAACGTGGCTGACGCCGGGCAGTGTGACCTGGCTGTCTTTCGCCGACCGGCTGATGGAATTTCCCACGGCCTTGCTAGGCGTCGCACTGGGCACGGTGCTGCTGCCAAGCCTGTCGGCCGCCCACGCGCGTGACGACCAGGGTGGCTACAGCGCCCTGTTGGACTGGGGCCTGCGCCTGGTGCTGTTGCTGGGCCTGCCCGCCGCAGTGGGCATGGCGCTGCTGTCGGACGGCCTGGTGGCCACCCTGTTCCATTACGGCGCATTCGCCGCGGACGACGTGCTGCAAACCCGCCTGGCCGTGATTTCCTATTCGGCTGGCCTGATCGGCCTGCTGTCGGTGAAAATCCTGGCGCCAGGCTTCTACGCCAAGCAGGACATTCGCACCCCGGTCAAAATCGCCATCGGCGTGCTGATTTTGACGCAGTTGATGAACCTGGTGCTGGTGCCGCTGATGGCCCATGCCGGCTTGGCGCTGGCGATTGGGCTGGGTGCCTGCCTGAACGCGTTGGCCCTGCTGATCGGCCTGCGCCGCCGTGGTGTATATCAGCCCGGCCCTGGCTGGACGGTGTTTGCGCTGCGCCTGCTGCCGGCGCTGGCAGGGCTGGCAGCCCTGCTCTGGTATGCCGATGGCAAGATCGACTGGATCGGCTTGCAGGCCCATCCGGGCTTGCGCGCGGCCTGGCTGGGCGGCGTCCTGGCAGCCAGCGGCGTGGTCTACTTCGGAATGTTGTTACTCTTTGGGTTCCGACTTAAAGACTTTGGACGTCGTCCAAAAGCCTGA
- a CDS encoding FecR domain-containing protein — protein sequence MADQVINWLLLLRSGKATAQDYNDFLAWRAADPLHENAWQQLTGTLAGSTFGRLGDAYPAADYATGAAPAAPSLIPPPPAIVPPRRRFLTGALALASTGACAAYVGNAFYPLNNVAADAATATGERRRYLLSDGSQLLLDARSRVDLDFTPAYRQVRLLDGAVTVSVAPDARRPFLVQTAEGTVRALGTRYMVRQQAQRTVVVVHEHEVEVETMAGAHGTVRAGTGARFDVSRMDIPRAELMAEAAWESGWVDARGRPLAEVIAALRPYRTGALRVSMAAGGLPVSGHFPLDDTNAALDALQEMMPINVRRFTPWFVSINVAT from the coding sequence ATGGCGGACCAGGTGATCAATTGGTTGCTCTTGCTGCGCTCGGGCAAGGCAACCGCGCAGGACTACAACGACTTCCTGGCGTGGCGTGCGGCTGACCCTCTCCACGAGAATGCCTGGCAGCAACTGACCGGCACGCTCGCAGGGTCGACGTTTGGACGGCTTGGTGACGCCTACCCCGCAGCGGATTACGCCACCGGAGCCGCGCCTGCCGCGCCGTCGCTGATCCCTCCGCCCCCGGCCATCGTGCCGCCCCGCCGCCGTTTTCTGACCGGCGCGTTGGCGCTCGCCAGTACCGGCGCCTGCGCCGCCTACGTCGGCAACGCCTTCTACCCGCTCAACAACGTGGCCGCTGACGCCGCCACGGCAACCGGCGAACGCCGCCGCTACCTGCTTTCGGACGGCAGCCAACTGTTGCTGGACGCCCGCAGCCGCGTCGACCTGGACTTCACCCCCGCCTACCGCCAAGTTCGTTTGCTGGACGGCGCTGTGACGGTTTCGGTCGCCCCGGACGCCCGCCGCCCGTTCCTGGTACAGACGGCGGAAGGCACCGTTCGCGCGCTTGGCACCCGCTACATGGTGCGCCAGCAGGCACAGCGCACGGTGGTGGTGGTGCACGAGCATGAAGTCGAGGTCGAAACCATGGCGGGTGCCCACGGCACCGTCCGCGCCGGCACCGGCGCCCGATTCGATGTATCCCGCATGGACATCCCGCGTGCCGAATTGATGGCCGAAGCGGCCTGGGAATCCGGCTGGGTCGACGCTCGAGGCCGCCCGCTTGCGGAAGTGATTGCCGCGCTGCGCCCCTATCGCACCGGTGCGCTGCGTGTGTCCATGGCCGCGGGCGGTTTGCCTGTGTCGGGGCATTTTCCGCTGGATGACACCAATGCCGCGCTCGACGCGCTGCAAGAGATGATGCCCATCAACGTGCGTCGTTTTACGCCCTGGTTCGTGTCCATCAACGTCGCCACCTGA
- the rpsT gene encoding 30S ribosomal protein S20, whose product MANTAQARKRARQSVERNKHNSSLRSMLRTAIKRVRQSIAAGDKAAAGDVFQKASSVIDRVADKNIIHKNKAARHKSRLAAAIKALA is encoded by the coding sequence ATGGCCAATACCGCCCAAGCCCGCAAGCGCGCTCGCCAATCCGTTGAGCGCAACAAGCACAATTCCAGCCTGCGCTCGATGCTGCGCACCGCCATCAAGCGCGTTCGCCAATCTATCGCCGCTGGCGACAAAGCTGCGGCTGGCGACGTGTTCCAGAAGGCCTCGAGCGTGATCGATCGCGTGGCTGACAAGAACATCATCCACAAGAACAAGGCTGCTCGCCACAAGAGCCGCCTGGCTGCCGCCATCAAGGCGCTGGCCTAA